In one Molothrus aeneus isolate 106 chromosome 8, BPBGC_Maene_1.0, whole genome shotgun sequence genomic region, the following are encoded:
- the DPCD gene encoding protein DPCD, producing the protein MAVPSWLERLRAAGKTALVQDGKRKIHYLFEDGKEMAEEYDIKTGQLISRKWREKNTLGGTGKWQVEVGEPTSPLLGALESELITESSSNPIFMRKDTLSSFQWRIRNLPYPKEVYSVCVEEEQRCCVIRTTNKKYYKKFSIPDLDRYHLPLDAAALSFTHANNTLIITYQKPKEILAAEEQLQKELKKIKAANSGDGDCKTQ; encoded by the exons ATGGCGGTGCCGAGCTGGCTGGAGCGGCTGCGGGCGGCCGGCAAGACGGCGCTGGTGCAGGACG GGAAGCGGAAGATCCACTACTTGTTCGAGGATGGGAAGGAGATGGCCGAAGAGTACGACATTAAGACTGGCCAGTTAATAA GTAGAAAATGGCGAGAGAAGAACACCCTTGGGGGCACGGGCAAGTGGCAGGTGGAAGTGGGAGAGCCAACCTCGCCACTCCTGGGAGCACTGGAGTCAGAGCTTATAACAGAGAGCAGCTCAAAT CCTATCTTCATGAGGAAGGATACCCTGAGCAGCTTCCAGTGGCGGATCCGTAACCTCCCCTACCCCAAAGAGGTCTACAGCGTCTGTGTGGAGGAGGAGCAGCGCTGCTGTGTCATCCGGACCACCAACAAGAA GTACTATAAAAAGTTCTCCATTCCTGATCTGGACCGATACCACCTCCCCTTGGatgcagctgccctgagctTCACCCATGCCAACAACACCCTGATCATCACG TACCAGAAGCCGAAGGAGATCCTGGCTGcagaagagcagctgcagaaggagctgaaGAAGATAAAGGCAGCTAACAGTGGGGATGGAGACTGTAAGACGCAGTAG